The sequence below is a genomic window from Cedecea neteri.
GCGTCAGCACCTGGTCGATATTTCGCATCAGCAACTGGGCCAGCGGGGCGCTAATGGGCACCGCCAGCGTGGCGACCGGCAAAATCAGCCCCTGCCAGAAACCGGGATTGATCACCGGAATCAGCCGCCACTGGAAGGAAAACAGCTGGATGAGCGCAATGCCGAGCCAAAACGTCGGGACGGCGATGAACAGCGCCGGAAGGTTGGCAAAGAGCGTTCTCAGCCAGCGAAGCGGGGCCAGCGTGGAGGCCGCTGAAATGCCCACGGCGAGAATAATAGCGGCGGCAAACCCCAACCCGGCCAGGCGCAGCGTCGAAGGCAGGTTGGCGGCAATCAGCTGGCTGACGGAAACGCCAGCCTCGATGGAGTAACCAAACTCACCGCGCAGCATATGGCCGAGCGTCGTCAAATATTGCTGCCAGAGCGGGGTGCTTTCGCCGTAGATCACTCGCATCTCCTGAATTTGTTCGGCGCTAAGGCCGAGATCCGGGTTCTGGAATTTGATCAAGACAGCATCGCCCGGCAACAGCTGCAGAAGAATGAACGACACGCTATAGGCCGCCCACAGTACCAGCAACGCCTGGGCTACGCGCCCTGCCAGATAACGTGTCATGGTTGCCCCTTAGTGTTTTTCAAGCCAGGCGGCGTAGAACGACGGGCGTCCAACTGCTTCAAACGCCACGCCTTTCAGCCACGGCGCACCGGCAAAAACCTGCGGCTCTTCAAAGATCGGAATGACGTAGGCCTGGTCGATAAGATAGCGCTGGGCATCGCCCGCCAGCGCCAGGCGCTTCTGTGGATCCACTTCGGAAGAGATGCCTACCAGCAGGGCGTTCAGCTTGTCGTCGGTAAACTGCGAGGTGGCGCTGAGGCCGCCTTTTTGCAGCAGGGCATCGCGGTTGGCCGGGTGGAACTGGCTTTTGATCACGTCCGGGTCGGCGCGGCCCACTTCGATGACGTTCACCCCGGTTTTCTGCGGATCGTTGGTGTCCAGCACCCGGCTTCCGGCATCCCCGGCGCGCACGCTCAGGCCCACGCCGATTTGCTTCCACTGCTGGGCAACCAGCTGCAGGACTTCTTTGTTCTGCGGCTGCGGCAGGGATTCGTAAATGGTCAGCGCCAGGGGCTTGCCGTCTTTCTGGCGAATGCCGTTGCTGCCTTTTTGCCAGCCAGCTTCATCGAGCAGCTTGTTGGCCAGCGCCGGGTCGTATTTCAGCTTGTCGCGCAGGTCAACATAGCCCGCCGCGGTGCTGGCGATCACCGAGGTGGCAACCGGGTAGTTAGCGGAGAACAGGGTGTCGACAACCTGCTGAGCGTTGGTACCGTGCAGCAGCGCCTGGCGAACTTTGACGTCGGCGACCAGCGGGTTATCCGGGCGCAGCGCTATGCCGTCGTTCACGCCCCGGGTTGGGGCAGCGTAAATGGGGAATTTCTGATCGGTGGCTTGTTTCTCGTCATAGGCCTGTACCTGGCGAATAAAGTCCGCCTGGCCTGCCAGCAGCGCGCCGATGCGCACGCTGTCTTCCGGCGTCACCAGAATCTTAATGCCGTCGAGGTTGGCTGGCCCCTGCTGCGGGCTGTTTTTCGGCCCCCACTGGTAGTCCTTGCGTGCCACCAAGTCGACTTCACGGCCCAGGGTTTCGTTTTGTACCACGAACGGGCCGGAACCGATGATATTGCGGGCATCGCCCAGCTCGTCAAAGGTGCGCGCCAGCGTTTTCAGGGAAACCAGGCCGGAGCCGATGGTTGCCGTGCCCTGTAAAAAGCCCGGTGACGGTTTTTTGAAGAAGAACTTCACGGTCAGCGGGTCAACAACCTCACTATGATCGTAGTTGTTGATCACCTCAGATACCGGCAGGCGCAGGGCTTTGTTGCCGAGGCCGTAGGTATCAAAGTTTTTGGCCACGGCATTGGCGTCCAGCGGGGTGCCGTCGGAGAAAGTCACGCCAGGGCGCAGCTTGAAGGTGTATTCGGTTTTGTCGGCATTGCTGGTCCAGGATTCGGCAATCCACGGTTCTACTTCCAGCGTTTTGGGGTTTTGCCAGGTCAGTTTGTCGGTGATTTGATTCAGGATGCCGCCGTTCGGGTAAAAGCCCCCGGCCGGAGGATAAAGGTTGGTGTGAGCCTGTTGTTCCAGGTAGACCAATTCCCCGCCTTTTACCGGGGCGGCGCTGGTGCTGAAAGCAGCAAAGGCTGCTGCTAATGCCAGACCGCGAGCGATCGTGTTCTGGCGAGGCGATGATGGCATGGTGTTGTCCTTTATTGTCTGATTGTTAGCGGCGCACGCAGCGCCTTGAAACTCATAACAACTCAGGCAATAAAGGATGAGAACGAAGAAAATTTACTAACGATTGTTGAAAATCAACTTAACGCAAATAGGTGGCTGGCCGTCTGTGGGTGACCGCATGATGGTGTTCGCGAAAATCATCAGCGGAATCTTCTGCCGCCTGGCGCAGTTCGTCGCTGTCTGCCTGGTGGCTAAGCTGAATGTCCATATCTTTCACCACGAAGTATTCATGCCCGTGGCGTTCAGCCATGGTCTGGCCGGAGAAGAGTGCGGTAACAATTAATAACAGGATAATGTTGAGCGGTTGTTTTATTGCCATCTTGCCACGCCTTGTAAATGTTTTTTCTTGAGCCATTGTTGTTTGTACCCCTCACCCTAACCCTCTCCCCAAAGGGGAGAGGGGATAAAAACTTTCGCAGTTTGTCTTTCCTATCCTGTGCGAAATGAGGGCACTGTTTCCTGGTTTCCCCCTCCCTGTGCGAAATGAGGGCACTGTTTCCTGATTTCCCCCTCTCCCCTCAGGGGAGAGGGCCGGGGTGAGGGGCTTTGTCAGCACGGAACCTGGCTACTCTAGCGATAATCCCAGTGCGAAACTATTCGGCGAATCAAAAGTGATTTAAAGGTTTGTCAGCAAGGTAAAAACGGGCAAGGAAGGCGTTTTGTTGCGCTGTGGTTAAGGCTGAATATGCGAAGGGCCGCGCAAAAGCGGCAGCCCATCAGTGAATACCGGCGAGGCGAAGGAGCGCGGTCACCAGAGCCGCAGCGATAATGACAAAAATCAGTGGCACTTTGCGCCAGGCAAGGAATACGGCCACGGCAACGCCTGCAAACCTGGCGTATCCGGCGAAATGAGCGCCTTCAAAAAAGGTGGTTGCCAGCGCCACGGAAAACAGCAGCGTCGTTGCCCCGTCATTAAGCAGCTTTTGTGAGCGTTCGGAAAGCGCCAGCTTGCTGCCTAGCTTTGCGCCGCTAAAGCGCATCAGCCAGGTTCCCGCGGACAGTACAGCCAGTCCGGCAAGCACGGTAAATGTATTGGTCATTATTTTTTCCTCGCCAGCAGGCCCAGCATTGAAAGCAGCACCGGCAGGCCAACGGGGGCGAAAGGCGTAGCGGCAAGTGAAATGGCGGCTCCGGTCGAGGCGCGAACCAGGGTGGTACGGCTTTTAAACGCCGGGATCACCAGCGCCAACAGGATAGCCGGGAAAACAGCGTCCAGGCCGATAACCTCCGGGGAGGGAAGCAGGCTGCCAACGCCTGCGCCGAGCAGCGTACCTGCGGGCCAGAAGAGTGCGACGCCAGCCCCGCAGAGCCAGTAGGCGGCTTTGCGTTTTTCAGGCGTGGCCTGGGAAAGCCCGAACACGACGCTCTCGTCGTTCATGATATGGCAGCCCAGCAGGCTTAGCAGGCGCGTGCCCACCAGTTCCCGCACGGCGACGCCAAACGGAATATGCCTGGCGTTGACCAGCAGGCCGGCCATCGCGGCGGCAAAAGGATTACCGCCGCTGGCGATAATGCCGATAAACATAAATTCGGATGCCCCCGCCAGCACGACGAAAGAGGCCAGAACCGGCAGCCAGAGCGGGAAGCCGTAGGCCATCGCAAGGGAGCCGTAGGACACGCCCACGACGCCGACGGCAAGGCAGACCAGGAAAATCGCTTTTTTGGTGTCTCCGGGCAGGGTGCGGAGGTGTTCGCGCATCATTGAATGTTTTCCATATCGAACGAAATCGCCATTATAATGACCGCAATCTGCTACCATATCAAGCGAACGAATCGTTCATTTTATCGAACAGTAGGGGAGTTTTATGACCCAGCCAATAGACACTATCGCCAAAAGCCTGGTGCGGGAACGCGGCCGTGCGGGTCTGTCGCTGGCGGAAGTGGCCCGCAGAGCCGGGATTGCGAAATCCACGCTTTCACAGCTGGAGGCCGGGAACGGCAATCCTAGCCTGGAGACGCTTTGGGCGCTGTGCGTGGCGTTGAATATCCCGTTCGCCACGCTGCTGGAGCCGCAGAGTGCCAGAACGCAGATTATTCGCCGGGGAGAAGGCAGCCGCATTGCCGCCGAACAGGCTAATTATGTCGCTATTTTGCTGGCAACCTGTCCTCCAGGCGTGCGTCGGGATATCTATCTGGTCGAAGCGCAGCCCGGCACGCCAAGGCTGTCAGAGCCGCATCCGCCGGGTTCGGTGGAACATATGATTGTGACGCAGGGGCGGGCGCTGGTCGGCCTGACGGAATCTGCCGCAGAGCTGGGCGTCGGGGACTATATTTGCTACCCGGCAGATCAGCCGCATATTTTCCGGGCGCTGGAGCCGGACACGATGGCCATTATGGTGGCCGAGCAAAACTAACAGACCCGGGCCGCCGTGATAAGACAGCCCGGAAGGAGTTGGTTAATGAGCAACGGATTTAGAAAAGAGGTTAATAACCAGCACACCAAGTATAATCAGCGCCATCCCTGCCAGTGCAGGCCAGTCGAGTTTCTGCCCGAGGAAAAGCCAGCCAATCATGCCAATCAGCACGATGCCGGCGCCGGACCAGATGGCATAAATGATCCCGGTTGGGATAGTGCGCATGGTAATAGATAGCGCGTAAAATGCGACAGCATAAAAAAGAATCGTGACGACGCTTGGCCACAGGCGGCTGAAACCATCGGAAAGTTTTAACGCGGTGGTAGCAATCACTTCGGCAACGATTGCGAGAATAAGCCAGCTGTAGGTCATGTCGGTGTATCCAGTGAGAGACGGCGGTTGCGGAGCGTTATTTTGACCTGGTGCCGTATTTTTCGAAAGACGGATAAGTAAAAAGGCGTATTCATCCTGATGAATGTTTATGAACTGTTTAATTTGTTAATTAAAGAGTATTTCGCTGACTTTTCGGTTAATAGGTGGATTCTTTAATGTTGAGGAAAGAAAATAGCGAGATATTGTTCTTTATATGAATATTCCTGTCACTTATGATACCGGTAACATTCTAAGGCATAACTTTATGCCTGTGATGTCGGGAGATGTCGTTAACGATAAATAACCTCTGGGGTGAGGCATGGACTGGTTAGTAGACTATTTTTCTACTTATCTGTATGGGTTGAAGGTCATAGCGATTGGGTTGGCGATTCTGATGCTTATCAGCGGAATCGACGATCTGTTTATTGATATTGTATTCTGGGTCCGCCGCCTTTGGCGCGCCTGTACCGTTTATCGTCGGCATAACCATTTAGGCTATAAGCAGCTGTATGAACCACAGGAAAAGCCGCTTGCCATTATGGTACCGGCCTGGAATGAAACCGGCGTCATTGGCAATATGGCGAGCCTTGCGGCAAGCACGCTCGACTACGAAAACTACCATATTTTCGTCGGTACATACCCCAACGACCCTGACACGCAGCGCGACGTCGATGAGGTGTGTGCCCGTTTCCCTAACGTTCACAAAGTGGTTTGCGCCCGCCCAGGCCCCACCAGTAAAGCCGACTGTCTGAATAACATCCTTGATGCGATTTTGCAGTTTGAGCGTAACGCCCGGTTCTCCTTTTCAGGGTTTATTCTGCATGATGCAGAAGATGTTATTTCCCCGATGGAACTGCGGCTGTTCAATTATCTCGTTGACCGTAAAGATTTAATTCAGATTCCGGTTTACCCCTTTGAGCGCAGCTGGACCCATTTCACCAGCCTGAGCTATCTCGACGAGTTCTCCGAGCTGCACGGTAAAGATGTCCCGGTGCGTGAGGCGCTGGCAGGCCAGGTGCCAAGCGCTGGCGTTGGCACCTGCTTCAGTCGCCGCGCGGTGCTGGCGCTGCTTGCTGATGGTGACGGTATCGCCTTTGATGTGCAAAGTCTGACCGAAGACTATGACATCGGTTTCCGCCTGCGGCAAAAAGGCATGGAGGAAATATTCTGTCGTTTCCCGGTGGTGGATGACACCGATCGTTCCGCAAGGCCGTTCGG
It includes:
- a CDS encoding ABC transporter permease; this encodes MTRYLAGRVAQALLVLWAAYSVSFILLQLLPGDAVLIKFQNPDLGLSAEQIQEMRVIYGESTPLWQQYLTTLGHMLRGEFGYSIEAGVSVSQLIAANLPSTLRLAGLGFAAAIILAVGISAASTLAPLRWLRTLFANLPALFIAVPTFWLGIALIQLFSFQWRLIPVINPGFWQGLILPVATLAVPISAPLAQLLMRNIDQVLTQPYVAVARAKGGSRAGVLWRHVARNALLPVLTVAGLLLGELIAGALITETVFGLNGLGQLTQRAVNNQDVAVLQAVVMISALSFVVINLLVDVLYPLLDPRLKSIRGVTA
- a CDS encoding TIGR04028 family ABC transporter substrate-binding protein: MPSSPRQNTIARGLALAAAFAAFSTSAAPVKGGELVYLEQQAHTNLYPPAGGFYPNGGILNQITDKLTWQNPKTLEVEPWIAESWTSNADKTEYTFKLRPGVTFSDGTPLDANAVAKNFDTYGLGNKALRLPVSEVINNYDHSEVVDPLTVKFFFKKPSPGFLQGTATIGSGLVSLKTLARTFDELGDARNIIGSGPFVVQNETLGREVDLVARKDYQWGPKNSPQQGPANLDGIKILVTPEDSVRIGALLAGQADFIRQVQAYDEKQATDQKFPIYAAPTRGVNDGIALRPDNPLVADVKVRQALLHGTNAQQVVDTLFSANYPVATSVIASTAAGYVDLRDKLKYDPALANKLLDEAGWQKGSNGIRQKDGKPLALTIYESLPQPQNKEVLQLVAQQWKQIGVGLSVRAGDAGSRVLDTNDPQKTGVNVIEVGRADPDVIKSQFHPANRDALLQKGGLSATSQFTDDKLNALLVGISSEVDPQKRLALAGDAQRYLIDQAYVIPIFEEPQVFAGAPWLKGVAFEAVGRPSFYAAWLEKH
- a CDS encoding DUF2554 family protein, with the translated sequence MAIKQPLNIILLLIVTALFSGQTMAERHGHEYFVVKDMDIQLSHQADSDELRQAAEDSADDFREHHHAVTHRRPATYLR
- a CDS encoding AzlD domain-containing protein, whose amino-acid sequence is MTNTFTVLAGLAVLSAGTWLMRFSGAKLGSKLALSERSQKLLNDGATTLLFSVALATTFFEGAHFAGYARFAGVAVAVFLAWRKVPLIFVIIAAALVTALLRLAGIH
- a CDS encoding AzlC family ABC transporter permease, which encodes MREHLRTLPGDTKKAIFLVCLAVGVVGVSYGSLAMAYGFPLWLPVLASFVVLAGASEFMFIGIIASGGNPFAAAMAGLLVNARHIPFGVAVRELVGTRLLSLLGCHIMNDESVVFGLSQATPEKRKAAYWLCGAGVALFWPAGTLLGAGVGSLLPSPEVIGLDAVFPAILLALVIPAFKSRTTLVRASTGAAISLAATPFAPVGLPVLLSMLGLLARKK
- a CDS encoding helix-turn-helix domain-containing protein — protein: MTQPIDTIAKSLVRERGRAGLSLAEVARRAGIAKSTLSQLEAGNGNPSLETLWALCVALNIPFATLLEPQSARTQIIRRGEGSRIAAEQANYVAILLATCPPGVRRDIYLVEAQPGTPRLSEPHPPGSVEHMIVTQGRALVGLTESAAELGVGDYICYPADQPHIFRALEPDTMAIMVAEQN
- a CDS encoding SMR family transporter, whose amino-acid sequence is MTYSWLILAIVAEVIATTALKLSDGFSRLWPSVVTILFYAVAFYALSITMRTIPTGIIYAIWSGAGIVLIGMIGWLFLGQKLDWPALAGMALIILGVLVINLFSKSVAH